aatcgacaaaccggtcattaaacggtaaaactccccttttataataataatactatatatatatatatatatatatatatatatatatatatatatatatatatatatatatatatatatatatatatatatatatatatatatatatatatatataaatttatatacaaatatagtttaaaatataataccgcgttaaacttagctagatccttatggaacgaaccggacttactaaaaactaccctactatacgattaggtacactgcctataaatgttgtagcaaggtttaggtatatccattcaataaataaataaataacttgtgtaacattgtatcgtatttaatagtatttcgtagtaaaattaatagtattacgtactacacctcgcacacatcaccccCTAAGtttggagatacaggaagatttacagtaccttgctacctgcaagatgtccaaattagcaatgcgttagcagacttagaagccagtgtaaacctaatgccctattcattattcaaaaatctAGTATTAAAAGACTTAAGCCCTacaagaatgactatccaactcgcagacagatcagttaagattcctcgaggagtagctgaagatgtcctagtcagagtggataagttcgcattctccgttgatttcgtcattatggatattgaggaagacacaaaggtccaactCATACTTGGCAcaccattcctgaatactgcctAGGCCGTAATTGATGTACACGAGAAATCGTTGAAATTAAGAGTTAGTagtgaagaagtcacattcaatgttgacTGACTCATGAGCCATCCTCACGAAGAAAATCTCAATCTTGCTAATTCTTTTCAAAAACTCATCAACGAATATCTGGAagataccatggctatatgtagtcaagatcaaatctcTAAAGATCTattctttacacctcctaaagAAAATCTCGACATCCATTCAGAAATAAATCCtggttaatggtgtatcctaggggatacacgcataaaaacactatttttatacagaaaaatgaaTCAAAGAGcataaaagataacaatatttggcAGTTTTTAACATTTACAGCCCATCGTACAGCAGGCCGCCcaacgtcaagcgtaagccctgtagGCAGCTTATATGCTTAAGCCCTTTAGTTAAGCATGTGAGCGGCATGCAGCCACGTCACCACACGCCACAGGCATTCCAGATATTTCATATAACTGAATTAATTAGTGTTTGAAACGTGTTTCCCGAGAATTTGGGACATtccacgcctataaatagaccccttgggtcaccaTATTACacaatctgaacttcagtcagagagaagtacactttctctctcacacagttctttctcactcaaaACGCACATTAACCGCCTAGTagcaatacgctagacggatcaattacagattgatccacagtttgattgaggccaccccacggatctctcatccgtgttctgggtctgcagggattatttcacttgggcaaacatcaatcaacataTAATCATTCTATGGTAGGCGGATAAGTGTCTTGTACTGTTACCTTACACCCGCTACATGGAAAATCCTACCTACAAATGGCGCCATCCGTTCTAAAGGATCACTCAACTCTCAAGAACACCAAGAGGTGTTATTGTAAGATAACACCTATTGAAGCAAATATGATACACTCATAGCAAGCTTGTCAACGGAGGACAACAGAAGCATTAGAAAATTGGAAACATGAGTTGATTGCTTTTCCTTCCATGTTTAATACCAATCCATCTGATGCTCCTATAGTAATTGAAGCCCGAATAGCAAATTGTGTTGTTGGAGGAATATATACTGGTACAGGAGCAGGGGCAGATATCATGTACGAGCATTGTTTTATACAATTGCCAGGAAGAGTTAAGGAGAAGTTGAAAGATACTTTTGTTCCCTTAGCAAGTTTTGCTAATGACACGTCATGGTCAGAAGGAAGTATAATTTTAGAAGTAGTTTTGGGAAAAACACCATTTAAATGAACAGCTCATATCCAGTTTTTGATTTTCAAAGCGAATTCACAGTATAGTGTCATTTTAGGTCGATTAACTATGATGACATTTGGAGCTGTGACATCAACAGTGCATGAAATGATGAAATTTCCTATATCGGCTGGCATTGCCACACTATTCGCTGAGCGGAGAAGAGCAATATAATGTGTGAAAATAAACAGAACTATTGTCAATCCAATTGTTCATGAATATGGGTCAGTGTCACCAAATCCAGAATTCCTAGATAAGAAATTCATTATTGGAAACACGATAGCAAAAGAAACAAAGGAAAAACTTTACAAAATTTTAGCAACCAATTTAGATGTTTTTGCGTGGCAAGATTCTTATATGACTGGGGTACCACGTCATATAGCTGAACATAAGCTCGGTGTGAATCCCAATATCCCACCAGTATGTAAAAAGAAAAGAGGCATGGCTCCAGATCGAACCAAATTTCTTAGAGAAGAAGTTAAAAAATTAGTGGATGCTAGGATACTGAGGGAAGTTAAATACCAAACATGGGTAGTAAATCCTGTGATGGTCAAAAAACCAGATAACACGTGGAGaatgtgtgtggatttcacagaTATAAACAAAGCATGCGCAAAGGACAACTACCCTTTACTAGAAATTGATTGAAAAGTGGAATCCGTAAGCGGATATCAATTTAAATCTTTTTTGGATGCATTCAAGGGGTACCATTAAATCCTCATGGCAATATAGCATCAGGATAAAACAGCATTCCACACATCATATGGAATTTTTTGCTACATCattatgccttttggattgaagAATGCATGAGCAACTTATCAGCGTGTGATTGATAAGGCGTTTAAAGATCAAATAGGCAGGAATGTGGAAGCCTAGGTTGATGATATTGTTATCAAGAGTCATTCGGAAGAAAGTATGCTCAGAGATACTCTTGAAACATTTGAATCACTACGAAAAGTtaatatgaagttgaatcctaagaaGTGCACTTTCGGTGTGGAAGAAGGTAAATTTTTAGGTTATATTGTTACAGAGAGAAATTAAGGCTAATCCAAAaagattcaagcaattgaagatatggtATCTCCAAAAACAAAGAAAGAAGTGCAAAGTTTCAATGGAAGATTGGCAGCCTTAACAAGGTTTTTATCTAGAGCAGCAGATCGATCACTACCATTTATGAGGGTATTAAAAAGTTGTTTAAACAAAAAGGATTTTATGTGGACGAAAGAGGTTGAAACAGCTTCTAAGGATATAAGCGGCTCTTAAAAGAATTGCCTACTTTAACTGCACCAATATTAGGAGAAACGTTAATTTTATATATGGCAGCGTCGGCAAAAGCCATTAGTTCAGTTTTAATCGCAGAACGAAATGGGGTATAAATGCCAATACACTTTGTCAGTAAGATATTGCAGCAAAGTGAAGTTAACTATCCGCCAATTGAAAAATTGGTATATGTTTTAACATACACAGCTAGACGACTCAGAcgttattttcaagcacatccaattctTGTTCTAACAGATCAACCAATAAAGCAAATTTTGAAACATCCAGAGTTGTCAGGACGTTTAGCGAAATGGGCAGTTGAATTGGGGGACTATGAAATAAATTTCTCACCACGACATGCAGTTAAAGGGAAAATTTTGGCATATTTTCTTTTAGAAACAACAGAAAAGGCGGATTATTTACAAGATGTTAAAAGCAGTAATTGCATGTGGGAATTGCAAACTGATGGTGCATCAAGTGAGGAAGGAGTTGGTGCAGGATTGGTGCTTACCAGTCCAGAAGGGGAAGAACATACATATACACTAAAGTTTTGTTTTTATGCATCCAAtaatgaagcagaatatgaggcattGCTTTCCGGCCTCCGCATAGCATCTGAGATAGGAATAAAGCATCTGCGTGCATATGTAGATTCTAAAATTGTAGCACAACAGGTTAACGGAGCATTTAAAGCAAATGATATCTCAATGAAACGATATTTTCAATTGGTTGAGAAAATTTTGAAACTTTTGAAGTTGTGCAAATATCAAGAAATAAGAATAAAAAGGCATACGTTTTAAGCAAGTTAGCAATGCTAACATTCTATCACTC
The window above is part of the Rutidosis leptorrhynchoides isolate AG116_Rl617_1_P2 chromosome 1, CSIRO_AGI_Rlap_v1, whole genome shotgun sequence genome. Proteins encoded here:
- the LOC139899682 gene encoding uncharacterized protein encodes the protein MPIHFVSKILQQSEVNYPPIEKLVYVLTYTARRLRRYFQAHPILVLTDQPIKQILKHPELSGRLAKWAVELGDYEINFSPRHAVKGKILAYFLLETTEKADYLQDVKSSNCMWELQTDGASSEEGVGAGLVLTSPEGEEHTYTLKFCFYASNNEAEYEALLSGLRIASEIGIKHLRAYVDSKIVAQQVNGAFKANDISMKRYFQLVEKILKLLKLCKYQEIRIKRHTF